The segment AAATGATATATAAAATGTGCTTCCAATTCCAGTTTCTGATTCAAACCAAATATCACCGCCAGTATTAACAATAATATTTCTTACAATTGCCAATCCTAAACCCATTCCACTTGTCTTTGTTGTAAAACTTGGAGTGAATATTTTATCCGACATTTCTTTTGATATTCCAGAACCATTATCTGCGACAATAACGATTAGCTCAGAATTTGATTTTTTTACAGAAATAGTAATTTGGCCATCTTTTTTAGATGCCAATGCTTGTATAGAGTTTTTAAATAAATTATTAAATACTCGAAGTAATTGATTTTTATCCGCAATAATTATGTATTCATTTTCGGGTAAGTGCAACACATATTCAACAGTTGAATCCTCTTTGAATAATCCAACAGCATTATGAATTATTTTCTTTAAGTCGACTGGTTCCATTTTTTGGACAGGCATTTTGGCAAAATCTGAGAAAGCGCTGGCGATATCAGATAATGAGTCAATTTGTTCAATACTTGTTTTTGTAAATCTATTTAGTCGTTGATCCCAATCCTTTTCATTTTCATCCCATGCTTTTTTTAAGTACTGGACACTCAATTTTAGCGGCGTCAAGGGATTCTTAATTTCATGAGCCACTTGTTTAGCCATTTCTCGCCAAGCACTCTCCCGCTCCGATCTTGCTAATAAATTAGCACTTTTACTTAATTCGTCAATCATCCTATTATATTCTGTAACCAGGCCTCCTATTTCATCTTTGCGATCCCATTTTATTTTTTCATTTGATTTACCCAGCCTTATTCCACTAATGCTTTGCCTAATTAATAGTAATGGTTTTGATATTCTTCGTGAGATCACCATGGTAACCAATAAAGCGATTATAAAAAACAATACATAAATGTTAAAGAGGGCGACAAGAAAGCTTGTAATTTCAGTTTGAAGCTCTTTTTGCCGAGCAAAATATGGTAAATTTAAATATGCAATAAGTTTATTTTGAGAATTTCGAAATGGTACATATGCGGATAAATACTCATACTCTCCAATTTTTTCATTTTGAATAAAAAGTAGTTTTTCTTTTTTCGCCAATACATCATAAGCTGTAACATTCATTAATTTGGAAATCAAACCTACATCAAATAACGGCAATCTTGATGACGCAATTAATCTACCGTCTAGCGAATATAGGTTGATATCGGAGAAAAAAACCAACGAAAATTTTCCAAGCCATCCATTTAGTGTTTCATACATTGCCGGACTTATGCTATCTGCCCCTGCTAATTTGTGGTCAAGTTCAACTAAAACTGAATGAGCTTTTTCACTTAAAATTTCATTGTTTTTTTTGTCATTTAATTGAACAAGAAAGAGTAATGTAGTAACACCTATAACCAAAAATGAAGTTAGAATGATGCCGAATAAAGTGAATTGTAGTCTATTTCTGAAGCTGATTTGAATATTGAATATTTTATAGGAGAATCCGGTTAACATGTAAAAGGATGTTAAAAAAAAGGCCAGGAAAATAAAGAA is part of the Bacteroidota bacterium genome and harbors:
- a CDS encoding GHKL domain-containing protein, translated to LFVNSFFFLFLSYSFDQFRKKTANNMTNSQLRRIVSLSILILTFFIIFHLYEYVIISLFKNSQVSIEFGQDFIAHRSITIISFFIACSFSLAVYFFGRVILLEIYEQFHKRIQRYLVGAGILIGYAIITYVFSELVFSTVLLIGGFTFMILFLEEKDSKITSLNIISFLLIFALYLGFLSSDILTKKEFEQRTVMAESIAGDRDPMAEYVFEKLIDKIYGDSIILKTVYHLDKDNNELNIIHRIEGIFDAEASINYKPRITICDSATFLSFNTDDYMVSCATYFSEIISEFGNATNKRDLFYFRNNSINNSYIIRLFFPQIDKEAGRFIFIELDSEFIQEGLGYPELLIDEASNISGAELVNYSMAKYKQNELVYKFGDYDYSANLQYYQELKDRSNQFESNGYNHILINKDEETNFIISKENKDLIDILAPFSYFFIFLAFFLTSFYMLTGFSYKIFNIQISFRNRLQFTLFGIILTSFLVIGVTTLLFLVQLNDKKNNEILSEKAHSVLVELDHKLAGADSISPAMYETLNGWLGKFSLVFFSDINLYSLDGRLIASSRLPLFDVGLISKLMNVTAYDVLAKKEKLLFIQNEKIGEYEYLSAYVPFRNSQNKLIAYLNLPYFARQKELQTEITSFLVALFNIYVLFFIIALLVTMVISRRISKPLLLIRQSISGIRLGKSNEKIKWDRKDEIGGLVTEYNRMIDELSKSANLLARSERESAWREMAKQVAHEIKNPLTPLKLSVQYLKKAWDENEKDWDQRLNRFTKTSIEQIDSLSDIASAFSDFAKMPVQKMEPVDLKKIIHNAVGLFKEDSTVEYVLHLPENEYIIIADKNQLLRVFNNLFKNSIQALASKKDGQITISVKKSNSELIVIVADNGSGISKEMSDKIFTPSFTTKTSGMGLGLAIVRNIIVNTGGDIWFESETGIGSTFYISFPQPILEADVV